GATAATTCGCTCCGAAAAAGATTTGAACTGCAAACTTCTTGTAGGAAAAATTGGGGGAAAAGGCGGCGGTGGATCAACACTAACACCTGAGGCTAAAGAATTAATAACTTTTTATGAAAAAATAAATTCAAAAACAATGGAATTTGTAGAAAAAGAAATTTTAAACTTTAAAAAAGAAATTACTAAAACGGAGAATTAAAAATTCTTCGTTTTTTTATAAAATTTTTTAATAATATTCATAGAAAATTATTATAATTGATAAGTATTATACTTAAA
Above is a genomic segment from Parvimonas micra containing:
- a CDS encoding LysR family transcriptional regulator codes for the protein MLEFPRNFNIKITLYNEDYSFGNGLYRLLLLIDEYKSINRACKEMRMAYSKAYKMIIRSEKDLNCKLLVGKIGGKGGGGSTLTPEAKELITFYEKINSKTMEFVEKEILNFKKEITKTEN